The Cryptomeria japonica chromosome 2, Sugi_1.0, whole genome shotgun sequence region GCCATCAGACTTTTACATTTCGATTCTTTTTCTATACAAGCCCTTAACTTAGAAAACAGAAATATCAAGCCTTCCATACCCGACGACAATTTTTCATATTCAAGTCATGTTTACTGTGTGCAGTAACCCTATTGGATTCACAAGAACCATGCATGTGGCCATTATTTCTATCTGGAAACAATTCAGTAAAGCACCCAAAAAGCTTAAAGCAATCATTGCAATAGTTTTacttttaacttcaatagaaacaaGTTCATCCCACCTGAAGATGGGAAGAGAATCAGCTCCACTCTTTGGTTACACCACATGAAAGATAGTTGTTTTGAAAGGATAAAAAAATCTCACCTCTATGATAGAGATAATATAGTTAGCATTAAAGGTGGTATAACTTGAATAGagaagaaaggttagtttgcagaTTTCTAGCAAAAAATTCCCCGGTTAATCCCAAGCCATAATGGACGTAAGTTTTAAATCTCTAATATGCACAGTTTTTTAGTCATTGGCCTCATTCAAGATCCCCGAGTTGGTTGCCATCTATTTATGCCATAGAATGGTTGGAGTAACGATTCTCTATTACAAAGATTTGACAACCTTCGGGGCATGTGAGCAAGCCTGTGAATAAGCCTAAGAGAGATTGTTTTTGAACTCTCCCCCTTCAATCCATCTTCAAACAAAAACGCTTCCAACTGATAATAATTACCACTGGAAAACATGCTCATTATTTTACAAGCAAGTTTTTGCCTTAAAGATTATGGAATTTTCAGGGTTTTAGAAAAAGGTCTTTTAACAACACTTGATCTTGGTTAACAGACCATGCAGAATGATACTTCAATTGACATAAACAACTTTCATTTTCCTATAAACAAATATCATAACGGGTagttttcttgataaaatcataaaAGTGCCCTGTATTGGATGGCCAATGGCATGCAAACTGTGTCAGTATATTAGCATCtgataatatttttttctttgcaAACGGACCTACATATCAGAAACAAAACCCATCACTTTCCATGATGAATGATACAAGTTGATCCCAATGAAGAGCATAAAAGTAAATTGTATTGACTATATAATGAATTGTTTTGTGACAGCTCATAACCTACCATCTATCCTGCATCGAAAGTAGATGCAAATGAAGCTTCAAGTAATTAGATAGTTTATTTCATTATCTTGCCCTTCTACATGGAAAACACAATTTCTTTCTCCTACACAGAAATCACACATCATAAATCAGTGATCTCATGAACTCCATCTTCTTTACAGATTAAGATTGTCACAATCACATAACAGAATAAATTTCAGTCTtagattcttattttcttcttcacCCGGTATGTTTCTTTCTGGAGGTTCTTGACATATATAAAACATTAAGATTTATTCAACAACGCAAGACAAAATGACAAACTCTTTAAGACCAGTTCTATACAGGACATATATTCACAATGGTTGAACCACCTAATGACTAGGCCTTACAGTTGCTCCTGCATTGCAACTTTGCAAGTAACCACATATTTCTCTCACGCGACATAGACTCAGAATAACTCACTTCCATATTCTATGTAAACATAAAAAAATGAGGCAGTCTTTCTAATTAATTCTACAtcttcaaatttgctccaaaatgtTACCCAACAAAAGCTTGAGCGATTATCAATAAAATCAGTTGCTCTTGCATTGCAACTTCTAGCAAGTATCCGCATCTTTTTCACTCAACATAGGCTAATAAATCCAAAAAAGTCAATTCCATATCATATGTGCACAGAAAAACGAGGCAATCTTTCTAATTAATTCCTCACATTCAAATTTCCTTGAAACTGTTACCCGGCTAAAGCTTGAGTGATCAATAAGAACAGGCATTTTGCAAACCTGCCACAGCAATATTGTAAATTGAAAGTAACATCTTTGAACTTCAACAGTTTGAGTGAATATCAGAATCATACTAGATATTCACCGTGTAAATATATGTTAAAAGAATGCTCTCCAGTAACTGTTATGCTTGACCACAAGAGTAGTATTGCTCATAATATCAAGCAATagcattcaaaaattcaaaatcagaTAATTGCAAGCCGCTTGAGTAATATGTACAAAGAATAAAATCAGAAAACTTATAAGTACATATATCCTAGAGGCTCCAAGCGCAAAACATTTTACAGTTTTAGCTCCCAGCAAACAAGGAAACATTCTGAAATAATGATAGTTTTATTTTCCGTTCCAGGATGCATCCTCACAATCATTTGTTCATTCTTCAGTTTTATTAACCTTTATTTCCATAAGTCGCTCTACTGGTCGCCGACAAATAGGGCAACGATTTGTCTGGAACCTAAGAACTTTTGCACATTCACTGCACATGCACTGAAAGAAAATGTAGCGGGTGAGCACTCATAAAGATTAAAACAACATAATATAAATGGAAACCAAGAAGTCACCCTCCAGATGTAATCTAGTAAAGAGAATTGGTCATACCATATGTCGACAGGGCAAAACAGTTGTGTCCCTGGGTTCTGACATGCAGATAACACATTCTTTTCCAGGATCGTTTGCATCAAAGTCTGTCCCTGCAGAGTTTCCAATACCATAAATTTCCTGCAACTCATACCGTACACCATCAACCCACAATATCTGTTTAATAACTTTGACCCGATATTCTCCACTATCCCTCTTTTCAAGTACAGCTTGTGTAATTTGAGAATTGACAGTTTTGGGTAATGGGTTGCCAATTTGTTGATCAGACACAGTTGAATCATTAGCTGTCTGGCTTGTTGGGCATGCTTCTGCCCTGATCACCAGAGGAAACACTTCATCTGGACCCTCTTTTGTTAGATCAACGTCCTCCACAAACGAAAGATTGATTCCTGTTCCTGATGGTTGCTGAAATTTCTGCCCAAGTCCTTTTTCAAATGGTATCTTTACTGGGGTAAAGATCTCTGGCTTCAGTGCTGTCAAGCTACAATTCGATCCCTCTTTTGCAAAGAAAAAAATGCTTATACTGCAAAAATATGAGAAAACAAATAATCAGCAagattattataatataaataagcCACAATCAATAGAAATTTTAATTTGCAATAAgaatgtgaaaaaatgaaaaatagttaaaattaaTACAAAAACTTTTCTATTCAATGATATGGACTGTGAAAACCTCATGGTCTTAATTTACACGTAGTGAAAATTCTCATGGATATTTTGACAGTATCTATACTTTTCCCTTATGGAATCCAGTTCTAtaggttaaagcattgagttctcattgtggagatcaaagttcaaattccaaagggacatctaatatggaattcaaagttgtgactcttagtcttccacAGTTGGCTTCTAGGCagtttctaataagtggattctaatttgtgacacttggtcttccataggttgactctagtgtggttgctcgaaaTGAGCTAATGGTGatttctaataagtggattctaatttgcGACTATTGGTCTTCCAcaggttgattctagtgtggttgctcaaAATGAGCTAGTATTAGTGTCATGGTTGTGGTTGCTCGATATGagcaaatattagtgtcatgtaatggtctcaagttgatgctcatatgagcaaaatatttgtaaacgatctggaatataaaaaaaaaaaaaaaaagttacaacAAAATTAGCAGTTATTACAGTCCTCCATGACATTCAACTTGGGCAAAAGTTTCATTTGATAATAAATAGCGGTTTCGTTTATGAAAAAAGCACCACTGATAAATATGCTCTGTTTTTTAGGAAGGCATCTTAGATTCTTTGATATTTACAAATCAGACTGACAAAGTATTAATATACCtcctatttccagtcttctgcaTTTCCATTTTTGTTTGACTGGAAATGCTTTAAATTATATTTGATGATTATACAATGAAGGTACACTATAATAAAAAATTGCCTGTAGCTCTAACTGGTCATGGAAggctgaaaaatgatgaaaatacgAGTGTTCTGCATTGTACAATCTAAGAATACCAAAACACCAAATTTGATAGAGAAGTACACCATTAAAATACATATTATCTCTAAACTGGAAACATATCTTTTAAATTCTATTCCATAAGGATTGTCTACACTGGTTTCTGGCAAAGATGCATCAACTAGAAACAGGTTCCCTGAGCAGCCCCAGAAAACCTGCATTTCAAAGGACCATTTCTGGGATATTTCAAGTTGCAGGAAACTCAAAACAACTAAAAATAGCCAAAAGCGACACTTTGAATCGCAGCCATTTTGGGGCTGTTCAATGGACCcataaaatttagaaaaaaatatacATGATGACAAGGACAATAAAGAACCTCATAATTCTAACATGAAATCAGAAAGACTCTGGCTGTTTAATGGTTACTTTTACAAGTTATTGTTAAAATAAAGTGAACAATGTGATCTTAGAAAATAATAAACCTCCAACTAGTCTGTCTTCCACATCACATGGTACTAGTACTAATATTGATATTATCTTTCTATAAGAAATGAAGTCCTTTGAACTTATTAGAGAGTATGAGATATACTAACAAGCCAAACTGTCATTCCAAAATCACTATATGAGAGAGTATGAGATAAACTAACAAGCCAAACAGTCACATACATGCATCTGACAGCAATAACAAACTGTTCTAGCTAACTTTCTATTTGTATTCATCTTCCAACAATGTTTCTCGATCACAAAAAATGTAAATCCAAGAGGGGTAAGGATTCAGGTACGGTGGTTTGCCAATGCCACAGTTGCTCAAAGTACTATTGATGTATACTCAAGGTTCTCTTGAGGTTATGCAGCTGTAATTGGATACTTTTAAGCAAGTATCTGTGGCATCTCACAGTACAACACAAGCACCTACAAGTTTACTACACTTTACACTACCATGCAAGCATCAGCAGACACAACATCTGGCAGTCGACCATGTAATGAACAACACAGCACAATGGCACGGACATTGTTTCACATCCAGCCCGCAGATGGGGAACACCAAATGCTAAGAACTCAATCATCAATAGTTGGAAGGTCCAGCTGCATTTACTAAGGCCCTTTCAAAGTGTAAGATAATCTAGTTATCCTGGGATTTGAAGGTATGAATGACACATGGCATTGGATATCTGCATTTGACAACTCAAGACATACTTCTCAATCAACAACTTCAGTGATGCAGAGAAGATTTCGTCTACAGTATTTAAGATGTCCATTGCAGTGTCCCATTGATGTCAAACACTCAACACACAACTCATTCAGACTTTGAATTCTTTTGTTAGTGCTTTGCAGGAGGAAGACTGCCCCGCAAACATTACAAGGATGAGTACATGAAGATCCAGCACTTGCAACAACATAATGAGTAATCAATTCAAGAGTATACCAACAAGTTTTCTGACTACTCTATGCGTATGCATGAGAACACCATTGGCAACACAAAGTGCTCAAATACATCAGCAACTTATCACCTTACATTTGTGCAAAAATGGAGTTCTTAAATTCAGACACCTTGGGACCATCATTCTAAAATGCATCCAAGATTGAAGCCAAAGTCAAAATTAAATAGAACCTTTCCTTGTGCATGAAAATGCCCACGCAAAAATCAACTTCAAAGCCCTCTGCAAAAAAGCAGATATGCCCTATGCAGAAGTAGCCACAGAATTCTAGATAATCTATGTCAAAAACCAAAGCATCTATATCATTTGCCCCAAGCAAGGATAGAGGCAAGACAAACAAGAAAGATGATAAATGGTGCCATCATTATCACACCGACTCCCACAATGATGTTGAATGCCACACACAACAATCTTTAATTGTACATGCCACATCTGATCTTGTACAAGTTGAGGATACAATTCCAGAGGCAACATGTCTCAACAATAGCACTGTGGCTGTTGACAACTTAAAGGAATATGAGATATTTTCCACACTAAGTGCTGGTTCAACAAACAACAACCTAAATGTCATCATCAACAATGGAAGCCAAAAGAACAccatctgtaatgtcccctaacTGCGTATGCCCTATGTTTGCCCTAATTCTTGATTTCCATATGAATAAGTGGATTTAGAGAATACCTTTCACCTGACTGAAGCCCTGCGAGCAGATTAGAAAATCTCTTACAACAATAATCCCAGTAAACAGATTAGTGAATTCATATCAGAACAGTAGTCAGCAAGTGAATCCATATCAGAACAGGAAATCAGATTAGAACAGTAAACGAGATTAGTAAATTCATCGCAGAACAGTAAATCAGATTATTATAATCAGTAGCAGAATTATCGATTCAATCATTAAACATTCTAAATGTCTTGGAGGGCTCAACCATAGGAGAGCATGGGAAAATGAGACTTCGATGGGGTGTCTCAAACCCTCTACCCTAGGCTGAAGAGCAGATATACCATCCCGcctcatgtggcccatgccatcAAAATGAGGTGGTCTACCCAGTGAGGTGTCCCCTTTCCATTATCCCCTCATCTTGCCAatcctctccttctctctatgaTTGGTCTCCTTGTATTTATGCACCATGATAGGAGAAAGAGGTTGCAACAGGGTGCCCTAGAAACCATCTCCTTCTCTCTATGATTGGTCTCCTTGTATTTATGCACCATGATGGGGTGTCTCAAACCCTCTACCCTAGGCCGAAGAGCAGATGTACCATCCCGcctcatgtggcccatgccatccaGATGAGGTGGTCTACCCAGTGAGGTGTCCCCTTTCCACTATCCCCTCATCTTGCCAatcctctccttctctctatgaTTGGTCTCCTTGTATTTATGCACCATGATAGGAGAAAGAGGTTGCAACAGGGTGCCCTAGAAACCATCTCCTCTAGGCACAAGGTCAGTACCCTTTGTACCCCCCTGGCCTCATGGAGCCATCTAGTACCCTCATAGAGGTGGCGTACCTAGAGAAATGCCCCTTCACCGTACCCCTCTTGCGGACCCATTTCCCTCATGGCTGGAAACACTCATAAAATATGAAGGAATACCGTAACACACAATTAACTGCAGAATGTTATTAAATCAGACTGGTATCTATTAGAGTATGTATAAACAATTATGACAGCAGTATATTAACAATAGTAACAAATAGGCAGAAATATAAATACACAGTCACAGTGCCAATATGTATGCATAGAGAACTCATACCACACTTTTAGTTAATTTGTCTGCTGTATACTTAATGCCTTATCCAATATATCCAGTCTCAGAGCGATTGAATGAATTCCTTTGATTGTATGATTTGAGGTATTGGCGAGTGATAATGTAATGACGTGCTGGTTTACTATATTGGAGAATGGTGATTGAATGAATGCTGATCTGATAGAATGATTTGTTGATTGATTGTTTTCTTGATTGGACtgatgattgataagtgatccttgaatgatttggaatgatctcttttatatttcATTGGTGAAAGGGTCACCACCCTTCATTGCTACCTTTGAGAATAACAAATCAttcaccacctttcataagactAGTCACCAGCCTTCATTGCTACCTTTGAGAATAACAAATCATTCCCCAagttgatctcccttggatgtcgTCCTCAAATGAAACCTTATCCCCTTTATAACTTCCAATGTGACAGAGTGTCACAACTCCTCATCATGTCTGCCCTTTGCAAGGGTCAAAATCTTTCATAATTATCACTCTTgaaaagagtcacaacctttcatattTATCACCCTTCATAAGAGTCATATCCCTTCATCATTTCTGCCCTTTGAGAGAGTTATTTCCTCATTTCCTTCCTATTCCTTCTTCCATTTATCTTTCCTTAATTCCTATGCTCCACTCTTTTTTTCCCTTCCACCCTTAACCTTTTCTCAAATGAATTCTtcccccttttatatctcatgtttgagggagtcataaCTATTTATGGCATGCCTCTTGACCTTTCATTAAACTTAGTTAacttgtaattatattatattataattatttatttatttatattttaattttattattattatttattattaaatcctattttagAAAAGGGACATTAAACCATCTTGCAAGGCACAATCAAACACCTAGGTCTTTCTACTAAAGCACACCCAAGGCCATACTCCCTGGAATAGTTGCAGAAAGGTGAGGATCATAGTTGAAAATGACCTTGATTAGTTGCACAACTCATAAGTAATCACAAGCAGAAATCACTGCCGAGTAACTTGCAGCAAAACTGTCGCGAGTTATTAGTAGAACTTACTGCTCTATAATACAAGGATTAGGCAATGTGGGCAGCCACAGTTCTAGCTTTCTTGTTCCTCATAAATCCTCTGATGTGCAACCTTTGTTGGAAGGTACTTTGTCAATGCATTGACCATGGCAAAGATGATTATTGACAAGCACAGACAAGTTCACTAGACGCCTTGTGAAGTTTATTGTCTTGATTTATATCTTGACAAGACAGGCAAATTCCCATGGAAACAAGGTAGTTTGCAGAGGAAAACAAAAttgcaaatttcataaaaaaacatGCCTCACATTGTGCACACGTAGGCTACATGCATCCAAAGAGTGGTTGAGACCTTGTGAAACAAGATTCACCACCTTTATATGACTTTAAAAATGGCGGTTGGGTGAAAGCAGATATTAGATTTGTAGTTTGTAAGTAGTTAGTTATAGTTACTAACATACAAAAAATTATAAATGATAGAACGTAGAACACATTAGTCTAGGAAAGAACCTTTGAAAAAGTGCTAGAAAGATTTTTTAAAACGAGTGAAACTAATTTGATATGATTTGCTTGGTTAAAGACAAAAATCTTGTATATGGTAATTTATGAAGGCATTTGAATCCAATAACATGAGAGATGACTTCAAATCAACATTGTAAATAATTTGCAATTTTtcgtttttaattttaaattttatttaatataagaTTCCTGAAACAGGCAAGCATGACTTCAGCCAGTATGATTAAAGCCCTGTTGAAAAGACCTCAGCTAGAACCCTAATCTGAATAGAGAACTGACAGCATGACAATTAATCCTTCATCTTGTCTTCCAAATGAAAACATTGAACAATAGTAAAAACACATTATTGCCAAATAGCTATACAACTATTGCTGATTATCTAAAGATCCCAAAAGAGTGGATCTCACTAAGAGGGAAGAACGATATAAATAAGAGTAATAGATTTTTGTGGTCAATAATGTTGAATATGTTAAGCTTTTGAAGAAAACTGTGTAACAAGTTTTATATCAATAGTTCAGATCACACAATAATCCATCATTAGGATAACTTGCAGGTACTAGCGTTGCTTAAAGAAAATTTATAAAGCCAAGAGAGGGTAGTACCTCAGTAAATGCAGCAGAAAGCTAAGAAAGGAGAGTTATGAGAAAAAGGTCTCCCAAAGTCATAATtagaagagaaaaaggaaaaatcttaaaaatcaccCAAGGAGAGTAACGGAGAATGGAAAACcaagaaagaaaagaaattaataaaCTTAAGTAAAAGAAAATAGAGTACaaagagatgaagagatcaaaaaagACAGTGTACGGAGAATAGACTGATCAAAAAGGACTAAAAGTGgaaggaaaacaagaaaaaaaagattaaaatggagtacaagaaaaactcaaaaaataaagaTATGAAAAAAGATGGCAAAGGGTAGAGACATACCTGAGAACAAGATTTAAGAGAATTAGAGATAGAGCAAAGAAAGAAGAGAAGTGGGCAAAACAATGATATAAAAATTGCTACACACTTTTATCCAAAAGCTTTCTGagttcaataaatatttaattcaatttagcatgtAACCATGCCCAACAAGTTCTCACACAGCTACACCTCTAGAAGACACGACTAACTGACTCTCTTTCTCACATAATATGTATAAGCAATCTATTTAAATTCTAACAACTTTGCAAAGTCATTTTTTGATTGCAGATTCATCGGAAGGCCTTAGTTTCTAATAACAATGCATTTACCATCAAACTTCAGAATCACTTACTCCCCATTGCTTCTTAAAGTTTGGAGCAATAGTACAAGTGTATCTCATCAATTTAATCTCTCATGAAATGAATCTAAAAAGCATTTAGATTGCCCCACTTCCAGGGTCTTTGAAAAGAGTAAGGCATGGCTACTGACAATTTATTTTGCAATTTACTAATTTAAAAGTTTTAAGCTTCCAGCTTATCGCTCACATACACAGCAGATCAGTTGTGCCTCCGTAATTCTAATTGGACCTATAAAATCTGTTCTTGGAAACACTCTATCTGGACCTATAAAATAATTCTACTGGATGTcgtaataaaagagaaacataaactCAATCCTCATGCGCATAGATTATCTCTAATTGCTTTAAGTCATCCATTCAAATTTATTATATTTGTTAAGTGAAAGAAGAAAATTAGACATACGTACAGACCCAAGGTTCAATTCTTCAAAGAGATTGAGATAACCAAAGAACTAACAAACCTAAAGTAGCACTACCTCTGAAAACCCATGATATGCAGTCACAAACAAGAGTCAGCATATTTCCAATTAACAAACACTAGATCATCTCTATTTGAGTACAATAAAAACTCCAGATTAGCCTATTTCTACAGAATAATCCTACAAAAACATAAATTAAAAGGAAACCCAATATGCATTCAAAAACACCATATTTAATTCTTACATGCACAAGCATCAGCCATGTTTGATAAATTGTAAAGGCGGCATCAACCCTATTTCTTTATGGCTGTAACTGAGAATAAAAGCATAAACAAAAAGCTCCTGcaaatttattaaagataaaaaGAAACCCTACCTAATTGTATCAAAAatactatatttaatctaattGCTTATGAGTTTAGGAATAACCACAGACATTCATTTCGTGTGTCATGTTGCACTACTAGAGAGACAATGTAAGCTATCtacatgaattaaaaaaaaatacataagaaTACAATAATTTAGCCGATAAAAATTCATAATCTAGTCCCCTAGAAATCATAATAGCACTAATTGGAAATCCAAGAAAGGTAAAAAATCTCTCCCAACAAACCATAGAAATGTTCTATTCATAGTAAAACCAAGCTAATGTCCATCATTTGATACCAGAAGCAGTAAGTTTGCTCCAAAATTCCTCAGAAGTATCACATACAAAGTAATTTACTCAATAGACCCTGTTCCCTTCTTCTAAACACAGATCAAGCCTATCAAAGCATCATTGAAGCTATACTATCACAGGATAAAAACAAACACAAATTCAACATTGGCATTAACCCTGTTATAATTGGAATCTTCaaactaaagaaaaagttgaaaagaaaTCGCAAAGACAATTCTTAAAGGTAATAGTAAGAAA contains the following coding sequences:
- the LOC131078867 gene encoding probable E3 ubiquitin-protein ligase LUL2, whose translation is MGAGSSSRRRHQNNPPPALPPPYQNQQSPYVFTPNPSYTVPYPHPDPYPPPHAYHPHQQPYYHYNGGPMVGGRQSYPPPPAQSNGSAPWSYGLRPPSTPWPPAVQQHPPTTSPPPYVEHHKATTIRNDVNLKKETLKLEKDAEDPEKFLVTFTFDSMVPGSISIFFFAKEGSNCSLTALKPEIFTPVKIPFEKGLGQKFQQPSGTGINLSFVEDVDLTKEGPDEVFPLVIRAEACPTSQTANDSTVSDQQIGNPLPKTVNSQITQAVLEKRDSGEYRVKVIKQILWVDGVRYELQEIYGIGNSAGTDFDANDPGKECVICMSEPRDTTVLPCRHMCMCSECAKVLRFQTNRCPICRRPVERLMEIKVNKTEE